One Pseudomonas entomophila genomic window carries:
- a CDS encoding DUF1508 domain-containing protein, whose translation MKARFEVRRPNGGDWYFQFVLADNQVMLRSEAHKSLANCINGIESCREHSPYDRFYSRLDDESGFSFRLRASNNKAISHGPRCASAEEREKVINTVKRYASAAQITDVK comes from the coding sequence ATGAAAGCGAGGTTCGAAGTTCGCAGGCCGAACGGAGGAGACTGGTACTTCCAGTTCGTGCTAGCTGATAACCAGGTGATGCTACGTAGCGAAGCCCACAAGAGCCTCGCCAATTGCATCAACGGGATCGAATCGTGCAGGGAGCACTCGCCGTATGATCGTTTTTACAGCAGATTGGACGATGAATCGGGTTTCTCGTTCCGCCTAAGGGCTTCTAACAACAAGGCCATCAGCCACGGACCAAGATGCGCTTCGGCTGAGGAAAGAGAAAAAGTCATAAACACAGTGAAGCGGTACGCATCCGCTGCTCAGATCACAGACGTGAAGTAG
- a CDS encoding multiubiquitin domain-containing protein has protein sequence MQNDQSCHPTPFTVEVAGHDLEFRQVRLDDRKVNGAQIAAAARFKPDQMPIVLQLLDSGAQEDIRPEELVTLQDGVNRFIVIESDRKYILTVDGARLEWPCAKISGHTVRKLAEVDPAKRLLLEREEEADLEVEDNQLIDLDEAGIERFITRKAIWKLNIQGENYDFSKPVITVREAISAASLDPNHNWQIFLIVRDQPKRALTIDDEIDLRPAGIEKLRLTQKDVSNGEAAQPIRREFKLLDRDEQHLNAVGHHWETRLSTDGGRWLLIHEYQLPPGFSEEAVQLALSIPSTYPSTAMDMFYLYPAVHMADGTLIPQTEATVNVDGVPFQRWSRHRAWNPATDNVMTQLAMADGCLHKEVDK, from the coding sequence ATGCAAAATGATCAATCGTGTCACCCAACCCCTTTCACCGTTGAGGTGGCAGGCCATGATCTGGAGTTCCGCCAGGTCCGTCTCGATGACCGCAAGGTTAACGGTGCTCAGATCGCCGCTGCAGCTCGCTTCAAGCCTGACCAGATGCCGATCGTGCTGCAGTTGCTCGACTCGGGGGCTCAGGAAGATATCCGCCCTGAGGAACTGGTCACGCTGCAGGACGGCGTAAACCGCTTCATCGTCATCGAGTCCGACCGCAAATACATCCTGACTGTCGATGGAGCTCGCCTGGAGTGGCCATGCGCAAAAATCTCCGGACATACCGTCCGCAAGCTCGCCGAGGTCGACCCGGCTAAACGCCTGCTGTTGGAGCGGGAGGAAGAGGCCGACCTGGAAGTCGAAGACAACCAGCTCATTGACTTGGATGAGGCTGGTATCGAACGCTTCATCACCCGCAAGGCGATCTGGAAGCTGAACATCCAGGGCGAGAACTACGACTTCTCCAAACCAGTCATCACGGTACGTGAGGCCATCTCGGCCGCAAGCCTGGACCCGAACCATAACTGGCAAATTTTCTTGATCGTTCGTGATCAGCCCAAGCGCGCTCTGACCATCGACGACGAGATCGACCTGCGCCCGGCAGGCATCGAGAAGCTGCGCCTGACGCAAAAAGACGTGAGCAACGGCGAGGCCGCTCAGCCGATTCGCCGCGAGTTCAAGCTGCTTGACCGCGACGAGCAACACCTGAACGCCGTAGGCCACCACTGGGAAACCCGGTTGTCCACCGACGGTGGTCGTTGGTTGCTGATCCACGAATACCAGCTGCCACCCGGCTTCTCCGAAGAAGCCGTTCAACTGGCACTGAGCATCCCCTCGACCTACCCCAGCACGGCCATGGACATGTTCTACCTGTATCCAGCGGTCCATATGGCTGACGGCACTCTGATACCGCAAACAGAAGCGACGGTAAACGTTGACGGGGTTCCCTTCCAGCGTTGGTCTCGCCACCGTGCGTGGAACCCAGCAACCGACAACGTCATGACCCAGTTGGCGATGGCCGACGGCTGCCTCCACAAGGAGGTCGACAAGTGA
- a CDS encoding MarR family transcriptional regulator — MNEKTYIIALRDFTDGSSNPYGTFRGRKAHAQLLDSIAKLVGAKTIGISLKNIDGADVSFLRESLIFTFKQYAKKISFYICDLADEDIIANLEGAAISGDFRVTCWVNGQCRFVGPEPSPSSLPLLNVVMSNHSVTTTQVAQALEMSVQNASTRLKRLSEEGFITRVEMSAGSGGKEFVYKVIGNSA; from the coding sequence ATGAACGAGAAAACTTACATAATCGCCCTTCGCGACTTCACGGACGGAAGCAGCAACCCTTACGGCACATTTAGGGGTAGGAAGGCTCATGCTCAATTGTTGGACTCTATTGCCAAGTTAGTTGGCGCCAAAACAATTGGCATATCCCTCAAGAATATTGATGGAGCCGATGTTTCTTTTCTTCGTGAGTCACTTATATTCACCTTTAAACAGTACGCTAAGAAAATCTCCTTTTATATCTGCGACTTAGCTGATGAAGACATCATCGCAAACCTTGAGGGTGCCGCAATATCTGGCGATTTCCGAGTTACATGCTGGGTGAACGGTCAATGTAGATTCGTAGGCCCCGAACCTTCACCATCAAGCCTACCTCTTCTCAATGTGGTCATGTCCAATCACTCGGTTACCACGACGCAGGTTGCCCAAGCGCTTGAGATGAGCGTTCAGAACGCCAGCACCCGCCTGAAGCGACTGTCCGAGGAAGGGTTCATCACCCGCGTGGAAATGTCCGCCGGCAGCGGAGGTAAGGAATTCGTGTACAAGGTGATCGGCAATTCTGCTTAA